The proteins below come from a single Gossypium raimondii isolate GPD5lz chromosome 2, ASM2569854v1, whole genome shotgun sequence genomic window:
- the LOC105788986 gene encoding lactoylglutathione lyase: protein MGSLDSKESPANNPGLHSPPDEATKGYIMQQTMFRIKDPKPTLEFYSRVLGMSLLNKVDVPYMKMTLYMMGYEDVSSAPSDPVEKTIWTFGRPATMELTHFWGTENDPEFKGYHDGNSEPTGFGHIGITVDDMYKACERFESLGVEFVKKPGDGYAFIKDPDGYWIEIFDLNGIRAIVNNLA from the exons ATGGGGTCATTGGATTCAAAAGAATCACCAGCCAATAACCCAGGCCTTCATTCTCCCCCTGATGAAGCCACCAAAGGCTACATCATGCAGCAAACC ATGTTTCGAATCAAGGACCCAAAACCTACCCTTGAATTTTATAGTCGCGTTTTGGGCATGTC GTTGCTAAACAAAGTGGATGTTCCATATATGAAAATGACATTGTATATGATGGGCTATGAG GATGTTTCATCAGCTCCAAGTGACCCAGTTGAGAAAACTATTTGGACATTTGGAAGACCAGCTACTATGGAATTAACACA TTTCTGGGGTACTGAAAACGACCCTGAGTTCAAAGGATACCACGATGGGAATTCAGAACCTACTGGCTTCG GGCACATTGGCATCACCGTGGATGACATGTATAAGGCATGTGAGAGATTTGAGAGTCTTGGAGTAGAGTTTGTCAAAAAACCAGGCGATG GTTATGCATTCATCAAGGATCCCGATGGTTACTGGATTGAAATCTTTGATTTGAATGGAATTAGAGCAATAGTTAACAATTTAGCTTAA
- the LOC105788985 gene encoding lactoylglutathione lyase isoform X2 has translation MASLDSKESPANNPGLHFPPDEATKGYIMQQTMFRIKDPKRTLEFYSRVLGMKLLNKVDVPYMKMTLYMMGYEDVSSAPSDPVEKTIWTFGRPATMELTHFWGTENDPEFKGYHDGNSEPIGFGHIGITVDDMYKACERFESLGVEFVKKPSDGFAFIKDPDGYWIEIFDLKGIRQIVNSLA, from the exons ATGGCGTCATTGGATTCAAAAGAATCACCTGCCAATAACCCAGGCCTTCATTTTCCCCCTGATGAAGCCACCAAAGGCTACATCATGCAGCAAACC ATGTTTCGTATTAAGGATCCAAAGCGCACTCTTGAATTTTATAGTCGTGTTTTAGGCATGAA GTTGCTTAACAAAGTGGATGTTCCATATATGAAAATGACATTGTATATGATGGGATATGAG GATGTTTCATCAGCACCAAGTGACCCAGTTGAGAAAACTATTTGGACATTTGGAAGACCAGCTACTATGGAACTAACACA CTTTTGGGGTACCGAAAACGATCCTGAATTCAAAGGATACCACGATGGGAATTCAGAACCTATTGGCTTTG GGCACATTGGCATCACTGTGGATGACATGTACAAGGCCTGCGAGAGATTTGAAAGTCTTGGAGTAGAATTTGTCAAAAAACCAAGCGATG GTTTTGCATTCATCAAGGACCCTGATGGTTATTGGATTGAAATCTTTGATTTGAAAGGAATTAGACAAATAGTTAACAGTTTAGCTTGA